One window from the genome of Phocoena phocoena chromosome 15, mPhoPho1.1, whole genome shotgun sequence encodes:
- the MAPK8IP3 gene encoding C-Jun-amino-terminal kinase-interacting protein 3 isoform X1, producing MMEIQMDEGGGVVVYQDDYCSGSVMSERVSGLAGSIYREFERLIHCYDEEVVKELMPLVVNVLENLDSVLSENQEHEVELELLREDNEQLLTQYEREKALRKQAEEKFIEFEDALEQEKKELQTQVEHYDFQTRQLELKAKNYADQISRLEERESEMKKEYNALHQRHTEMIQTYVEHIERSKMQQVGGNSQTESTLPGRSRKERPTSLSVFPLTDGMVRAQMGGKLMPAGDHWHLSDLGQLQLSSTYQCPQDEMSESGQSSAAATPSTTGTKSNTPTSSVPSAAVTPLSEGLQPLGDYSGSSKNNKRAREKRNSRNMEVQVTQEMRNVSIGMGSSDEWSDVQDIIDSTPELDMGREPRLDRTGSSPTQGIVNKAFGINTDSLYHELSTAGSEVIGDVDEGADLLGEFSVRDDFFGMGKEVGNLLLENSQLLETKNALNVVKNDLIAKVDQLSGEQEVLKGDLEAARQAKLRLENRIKDLEEELRRVKSEAIIAHREPKEEVEDVSSYLCTELDKIPMAQRRRFTRVEMARVLMERNQYKERLMELQEAVRWTEMIRASREHPSVQEKKKSTIWQFFSRLFSSSSSPPPAKRSYPSVNIHYKSPTTAGFSQRRSHAMCQISAGSRPLEFFPDDDCTSSARREQKREQYRQVREHVRNDDGRLQACGWSLPAKYKQLSPNGGQEDTRMKNVPVPVYCRPLVEKDPTMKLWCAAGVNLSGWKLSDDDPGNGVKPVPGRDPLTCDREVEGETKSNHASPEKKKAKELPEADATSSRVWILTSTLTTSKVVIIDANQPGTVVDQFTVCNAHVLCISSIPAASDGDYPPGEIFLDSDVNPEDSSADGVLAGITLVGCATRCNVPRSNCSSRGDTPVLDKGQGEVAAVANGKVNPSQSTEEATEAMEVPDSGPSEAEAAAVRPGPLTEHVFTDPAPAPPTSTQPDSENGLETDVSGVQPEPEPSGDTAGASSSAAPTMWLGAQNGWLYVHSAVANWKKCLHSIKLKDSVLSLVHVKGRVLVALADGTLAIFHRGEDSQWDLSNYHLMDLGHPHHSIRCMAVVYDRVWCGYKNKVHVIQPKTMQIEKSFDAHPRRESQVRQLAWIGDGVWVSIRLDSTLRLYHAHTHQHLQDVDIEPYVSKMLGTGKLGFSFVRITALLIAGNRLWVGTGNGVVISIPLTETVVLHRGQLLGLRANKSSPTSGEGARPGGIIHVYGDDSSDKSASSFIPYCSMAQAQLCFHGHRDAVKFFVSVPGNVLATLNGSVLDSPSESPGPTAPTADTEAQKLKNVLVLSGGEGYIDFRIGDGEDDEPEEGAGDVSQVKPLLSKAERSHIIVWQVSYTPE from the exons AAATTTATTGAGTTTGAAGATGCCTTggaacaagagaagaaagagcTACAAACCCAGGTGGAACACTACGACTTTCAGACCCGCCAGCTGGAACTGAAGGCCAAAAACTATGCAGATCAGA TTTCCCGGCTGGAGGAGCGGGAGTCGGAGATGAAGAAGGAGTACAATGCCCTGCACCAGCGGCACACAGAG ATGATCCAGACCTACGTGGAGCACATCGAGAGGTCCAAGATGCAGCAGGTCGGGGGGAACAGCCAGACCGAGAGCACCCTGCCGGGGAGGAG Cag GAAGGAGCGTCCCACCTCCCTGAGCGTCTTCCCCCTGACCGACGGTATGGTACGTGCACAGATGGGGGGCAAGCTCATGCCTGCGGGGGACCACTGGCACCTGAGTGACCTCGGCCAGCTGCAGCTCAGCTCCACCTACCAG TGTCCGCAGGATGAGATGTCCGAGTCAGGCCAGTCCTCAGCGGCGGCCACACCCAGCACCACGGGCACCAAGTCCAACACGCCCACGTCCTCTGTGCCCTCGGCTGCGGTCACACCCCTCAGCGAGGGCCTGCAACCTCTGGGCGACTACAGCGGCAGCTCCAAGAACAACAAGAGAGCGCGAGAGAAGCGCAACAGCCGCAACATGGAGGTGCAGGTCACACAGGAGATGCGCAACGTCAGCATAG GCATGGGCAGCAGTGACGAGTGGTCTGATGTTCAGGACATTATCGACTCCACCCCAGAGCTGGACATGGGCCGGGAGCCCCGCCTGGACCGCACGGGCAGCAG CCCAACCCAGGGGATCGTGAACAAGGCTTTTGGCATCAACACTGACTCCCTGTACCACGAGCTGTCGACTGCGGGGTCCGAGGTCATCGGGGATGTGGACGAAGGGGCCGACCTGCTAG GGGAGTTCTCAG TGCGCGATGATTTTTTTG GAATGGGCAAGGAAGTGGGGAATCTGCTGCTGGAGAACTCACAGCTTCTAGAAACCAA AAACGCTCTGAACGTGGTGAAGAACGACCTCATCGCCAAGGTGGACCAGCTCTCGGGGGAGCAGGAGGTGCTGAAGGGGGACTTGGAAGCCGCCAGGCAGGCCAAACTCAGACTGGAGAACCGCATCAAggacctggaggaggagctgaggaG AGTGAAGTCAGAGGCCATCATTGCCCACCGTGAACCCAAAGAAGAGGTGGAGGATGTAAGCAGCTATCTCTGTACAGAATTG GACAAAATCCCCATGGCGCAGCGCCGCCGCTTCACGCGTGTGGAGATGGCCCGCGTGCTCATGGAGCGCAACCAGTACAAGGAGCGGCTGATGGAGCTGCAGGAGGCCGTGCGGTGGACCGAGATGATCAG AGCATCCCGAGAGCATCCATCTGTCCAGGAGAAGAAGAAGTCCACCATCTGGCAATT CTTCAGCCGCCTCTTCAGCTCCTCCTCAAGCCCCCCTCCGGCCAAGCGGTCCTACCCCTCCGTGAACATCCATTACAAGTCACCCACCACGGCCGGCTTCAGTCAGCGCCGCAGCCACGCCATGTGCCAGATCTCCGCCGGCAGCCGGCCCCTGGAGTTCTTCCCAGATGA CGACTGCACATCCTCTGCAAGGCGGGAGCAGAAGCGTGAGCAGTACCGCCAGGTGCGCGAGCACGTGCGCAATGACGACGGGCGGCTGCAGGCCTGTGGCTGGAGCCTACCAGCCAAGTACAAGCAG CTGAGTCCCAACGGGGGCCAGGAGGACACCCGCATGAAGAACGTGCCCGTCCCCGTGTACTGCCGCCCTCTGGTGGAGAAGGACCCGACCATGAAG CTGTGGTGTGCCGCGGGCGTCAACCTGAGCGGCTGGAAACTGAGTGACGATGACCCCGGGAATGGAGTCAAGCCTGTGCCAGGCCGCGACCCTCTGACCTGCGACCGGGAAGTAGAAGGAGAGACCAAGAGCAACCACGCGTCCCCCGAGAAGAAGAAG GCAAAGGAGCTCCCCGAGGCGGACGCCACCTCCAGCCGCGTGTGGATCCTCACCAGCACCCTGACCACCAGCAAAGTGGTGATCATCGATGCCAACCAGCCGGGCACCGTCGTGGACCAGTTCACCGTGTGCAATGCCCACGTCCTATGCATCTCCAGCATCCCTG CGGCCAGCGATGGTGACTACCCTCCGGGGGAGATCTTCCTGGACAGCGACGTGAACCCTGAGGACTCTAGTGCAGACGGCGTGCTGGCCGGCATCACCCTGGTGGGCTGTGCCACCCGCTGCAACGTGCCGCGCAGCAACTGCTCCTCCCGTGGGGACACCCCAGTGCTGGACAAGGGCCAGG GGGAGGTGGCTGCTGTCGCCAATGGGAAGGTCAACCCATCTCAGTCCACGGAGGAGGCCACGGAGGCCATGGAGGTGCCAGACTCTGGGCCCAGTGAGGCAGAGGCAGCTGCGGTGCGGCCTGGGCCCCTCACAGAGCACGTCTTCACCGACccggcccctgccccacccaccagcacccAGCCTGACAG TGAGAACGGGCTGGAGACGGACGTGAGCGGTGTGCAGCCTGAGCCGGAGCCCAGTGGGGACACCGCGGGGGCCAGCAGCAGTGCTGCAcccaccatgtggctgggagccCAGAACGGCTG GCTCTACGTGCACTCGGCTGTGGCCAACTGGAAGAAGTGTCTGCACTCCATCAAGCTGAAGGACTCCGTGCTGAGCCTGGT GCACGTAAAAGGGCGAGTGCTGGTGGCTCTGGCCGATGGGACCCTGGCCATCTTCCACCGAGGTGAAG ACAGCCAGTGGGACCTGAGCAACTATCACCTGATGGACCTGGGCCACCCACACCACTCCATCCGCTGCATGGCCGTCGTGTATGACCGCGTCTGGTGCGGCTACAAGAACAAGGTGCATGTCATCCAGCCCAAGACGATGCAGATTGAG AAGTCGTTCGACGCCCACCCACGGCGGGAGAGCCAGGTACGGCAACTGGCGTGGATTGGTGACGGGGTGTGGGTGTCCATCCGCCTGGACTCCACGCTGCGGCTCTACCACGCCCACACCCACCAGCACCTGCAGGACGTGGATATTGAGCCCTACGTCAGCAAGATGCTGG ggacagGCAAGCTGGGCTTCTCCTTCGTGCGCATCACAGCCCTGCTCATCGCAGGCAACCGCCTCTGGGTGGGCACCGGCAACGGAGTTGTCATCTCCATCCCGCTGACTGAGA cTGTGGTCCTGCACCGAGGCCAGCTCCTGGGGCTCCGAG CCAACAAGTCGTCCCCCACATCTGGGGAGGGGGCCCGCCCAGGAGGCATCATCCACGTGTACGGAGACGACAGCAGTGACAAATCAGCCAGCAGCTTCATCCCTTACTGCTCCATGGCCCAGGCTCAGCTCTGCTTCCACGGGCACCGTGACGCTGTCAAATTCTTTGTCTCCGTGCCAG GGAACGTGTTGGCCACTCTGAACGGCAGCGTGCTCGACAGCCCCTCCGAGAGCCCCGGGCCCACTGCCCCCACCGCAGACACCGAGGCCCAGAAGCTGAAGAACGTGCTGGTGCTTAGTGGCGGGGAGGGCTACATTGACTTCCGCATCG GTGACGGAGAAGACGATGAGCCCGAGGAGGGTGCAGGGGACGTGAGCCAAGTGAAGCCCCTGCTGTCCAAGGCCGAGCGCAGCCACATCATTGTGTGGCAGGTGTCCTACACCCCCGAGTGA